From the genome of Virgibacillus proomii, one region includes:
- a CDS encoding carbohydrate ABC transporter permease has product MAAEPNEPKTGKIKPRTLATILSIIPGLGQMYNRRFLKGFIFLIVTIAFLVSTWNYIDIGIWGLFTLGTVPREHHSIQLLIQGLISLIVLAFGIGIYIYNLMDARSDAIAREVNRPKPTLLQGVKSFYNNGFPYFMILPGLLMLLFIVVVPLLFMLALAFTDYNQYNAPPRNLLNWVGFNNFVDLVNIGIWKDTFLSVFSWTIVWTVVATTLQIVLGLFLALLVNDPRIRFKRAIRTVLILPWAVPAFVSILIFSALFNPTFGAINRDILSHFNLMLPWLSDPFWTKVALIMIQTWLGFPFVFALFTGVLQSVPRDMYEAADVDGGTRWQKLRYITLPHLLFATAPLLIMQYAGNFNNFNIIYLFNEGNPAVRGQNAGGTDILISWVYKLTFESNNYNMAAAITIIMGLIVSIFAFFQFRKTAAFKEEGRY; this is encoded by the coding sequence ATGGCCGCTGAACCAAATGAACCCAAAACCGGAAAAATAAAACCTCGTACATTAGCCACCATTCTATCCATTATTCCTGGATTGGGACAAATGTATAATCGACGTTTTTTGAAGGGTTTTATTTTCTTAATCGTTACTATTGCATTCTTAGTTTCAACTTGGAATTATATTGATATTGGAATTTGGGGGCTTTTCACCCTTGGTACCGTACCACGTGAACATCATTCTATTCAGTTACTCATTCAAGGATTAATATCATTAATTGTCCTTGCATTTGGAATAGGGATATACATTTATAATCTTATGGACGCTCGTTCTGATGCTATAGCAAGAGAAGTAAATCGCCCTAAACCTACATTATTACAAGGTGTAAAGAGTTTTTACAATAATGGTTTTCCGTATTTCATGATTTTACCAGGCTTATTAATGTTATTATTTATTGTCGTGGTGCCATTATTGTTCATGCTTGCTTTAGCTTTTACGGACTATAACCAATATAATGCGCCACCACGAAATTTATTGAACTGGGTAGGTTTTAACAACTTTGTTGATTTAGTTAATATCGGTATTTGGAAAGATACATTTCTAAGTGTTTTTAGTTGGACAATTGTCTGGACGGTTGTCGCCACAACATTACAAATTGTCTTGGGGTTATTTTTAGCTTTATTAGTAAATGATCCGCGAATAAGATTTAAACGAGCGATTCGAACGGTATTAATCTTGCCTTGGGCAGTTCCCGCATTTGTTTCCATTTTAATTTTTTCAGCATTATTTAATCCTACTTTTGGAGCGATTAACCGGGATATATTGAGTCACTTTAATTTAATGTTGCCTTGGTTATCTGACCCGTTTTGGACGAAGGTTGCTTTAATTATGATTCAGACATGGTTGGGATTTCCCTTTGTTTTTGCATTATTTACTGGTGTGTTACAAAGCGTTCCTCGAGATATGTATGAAGCTGCCGATGTTGATGGAGGTACACGTTGGCAAAAGTTGCGCTATATTACCTTACCACACTTATTGTTTGCAACAGCGCCATTGTTAATTATGCAATACGCAGGAAATTTCAATAATTTTAATATCATTTATTTGTTTAATGAGGGTAATCCTGCTGTCCGTGGACAGAATGCTGGTGGAACCGATATCTTGATTTCTTGGGTTTATAAACTAACTTTTGAATCCAATAATTATAATATGGCTGCTGCAATTACAATAATTATGGGATTAATCGTTTCTATATTTGCCTTTTTCCAATTTAGGAAGACAGCTGCATTTAAAGAGGAGGGACGTTACTAA
- a CDS encoding dipeptidase, with protein sequence MENIPIFDGHNDTLLKLHTSANHELEFFNETEWGHIDFPRAKKGNFGGGFFAAFTPNKNYHMESAQYLTESGYDIPLPPPIDQPTALNYTNALAAILFKLESESNGGFKVIKNIDQLIDCLNNQILAAIFHIEGAEAIDTNFDALHILYQAGLRSLGIVWSRPNQYGEGVPFRYPSSPDIGNGLTDDGKNLVKQCNRLGIMIDTTHLNEKGFWDVVKISEAPIVATHSNVHTICPISRNLTDNQLAAIKASSGVVGINFAVNMLRADGKFETNISLDTIIQHIVYIAENFGVDHVALGSDFDGTTVPDSIKDVTGLPKLMNQLKTYGFTNEELTKIAYKNWVRVLVDTWKE encoded by the coding sequence GTGGAGAATATTCCTATATTCGATGGTCATAATGATACTTTATTAAAACTACATACTTCTGCTAATCATGAATTAGAATTTTTTAATGAAACCGAGTGGGGACATATTGACTTTCCCCGTGCAAAAAAAGGAAATTTTGGGGGTGGATTTTTTGCCGCTTTTACACCAAACAAAAATTACCATATGGAATCTGCGCAATATCTTACCGAAAGCGGTTATGATATCCCTCTTCCTCCACCAATCGATCAACCAACTGCTTTAAACTATACAAATGCATTAGCAGCTATACTGTTCAAACTTGAATCCGAGTCAAATGGTGGATTTAAAGTGATAAAAAATATCGATCAATTAATCGATTGCTTAAATAATCAAATTCTTGCAGCTATTTTTCATATAGAAGGTGCTGAAGCAATTGATACTAATTTTGATGCACTTCATATTCTTTATCAAGCTGGCTTACGTTCATTAGGGATTGTTTGGAGTCGCCCCAATCAATATGGGGAAGGAGTTCCTTTTCGTTATCCATCGTCACCCGATATCGGAAATGGATTAACCGATGATGGGAAAAATTTAGTTAAACAGTGTAATCGATTAGGAATTATGATCGATACGACTCATTTAAATGAGAAAGGCTTCTGGGATGTTGTAAAAATTAGTGAAGCTCCGATTGTAGCAACACATTCTAATGTGCACACTATTTGCCCAATTTCCCGTAATCTGACCGACAATCAATTAGCAGCAATCAAAGCAAGTAGTGGAGTAGTAGGAATTAATTTTGCTGTCAATATGTTGCGAGCAGATGGAAAATTTGAAACGAATATATCATTAGATACAATTATCCAACATATTGTTTATATTGCTGAAAATTTTGGAGTTGACCATGTTGCTTTAGGTTCCGACTTTGACGGCACAACGGTTCCAGACAGTATAAAGGATGTTACCGGACTGCCAAAGCTTATGAATCAATTAAAAACTTATGGTTTTACCAATGAGGAGTTAACAAAGATTGCCTACAAAAATTGGGTGAGAGTATTAGTGGATACGTGGAAGGAATGA
- a CDS encoding alpha-amylase family glycosyl hydrolase translates to MKIFLKTFALTFLYLFLSSTFVKAKSKEMDVVDYSKDIIYQIITDRFDDGDSSNNPSGNIFSPNCTDLHKYCGGDWQGIIDKIKNGYLTDLGVTALWISQPVENIYALHPNGYTSYHGYWSRDYKRTNPFYGGFSDFDQLIKTAHANGIKIIMDFAPNHSSPASETNPTYAEGGAVYDNGSFIANYYNDPGNIFNHHGETDFSTYEDSIYRRLFDLADYNLNNSKMDTYLKESIKLWLDKGIDGIRIDAVKHMPLGWQKSFTNEIYSHRPVFTFGEWFLGKGEIDPKNYYFANESGMSLLDFRFGKTIRSVLRDHSHDWYDFHEMIKETAKKYNEVNDQVTFIDNHDMARFTTENSSKRFTDMALAVLMTSRGVPTIYYGTEQYLTGDYDPINRKPMREFDKTTNSYQVINKLSALRKSNSALGYGDTKERWINSDVYIYERTFGNNVVVTAINKANHAYSISNLYTSLPQGDYKDVLNYLLDGNNLSVKQNGVVESFQLQPKAVAVWEFSKPTKEALIGHVGPMKGQPGNTIYISGEGFGKQKGSVIVGSKSAEILNWSNTNIKIKIPEIDSGVYDILLKTAHGSQSNVYKNFEVLTGKQVSVRFVVNNAYTNFGENIYLTGNVGELGNWNTEKAIGPMFNQIVYKYPTWYYEVSVPANKGLEYKFIKKDESGSVIWESGTNHVYITPKQGTDTVIVDWKQ, encoded by the coding sequence ATGAAAATATTTTTAAAAACGTTTGCATTAACTTTTTTATATTTATTTCTTTCTTCCACTTTTGTTAAAGCAAAATCAAAAGAGATGGACGTTGTAGACTATTCAAAAGATATTATTTACCAAATCATTACGGATCGTTTTGATGATGGAGACAGTAGCAACAATCCATCCGGGAATATATTTAGTCCAAACTGTACTGATCTGCACAAATACTGTGGAGGTGATTGGCAAGGGATTATTGATAAAATTAAGAATGGTTATTTAACTGATCTAGGAGTAACAGCACTTTGGATTTCTCAACCTGTGGAAAATATCTATGCCTTACATCCAAATGGCTATACATCCTACCACGGCTATTGGTCCCGAGATTATAAACGGACTAACCCTTTTTATGGTGGTTTTTCCGACTTTGATCAGTTAATAAAGACAGCACATGCTAATGGGATAAAAATAATTATGGACTTTGCTCCGAATCATTCTTCACCTGCTTCAGAAACAAATCCAACCTATGCAGAAGGAGGTGCTGTGTATGATAACGGATCGTTCATTGCTAATTATTACAATGATCCAGGTAATATTTTTAATCATCATGGGGAGACTGATTTTTCAACTTATGAAGACAGTATTTATCGGAGGCTTTTTGACCTTGCAGATTATAATTTAAATAACTCTAAAATGGACACCTACCTTAAAGAGTCCATTAAGTTGTGGCTGGATAAAGGAATAGATGGAATTAGAATAGATGCTGTTAAACATATGCCGTTAGGGTGGCAGAAATCGTTCACAAATGAAATTTACTCACATCGACCTGTTTTCACATTTGGAGAGTGGTTTTTAGGAAAAGGTGAAATTGATCCCAAGAATTATTACTTCGCTAATGAAAGCGGTATGAGCTTATTAGATTTCAGATTTGGGAAAACCATTCGTTCTGTTTTAAGGGATCATTCACATGATTGGTATGATTTTCATGAAATGATTAAAGAAACTGCTAAAAAATACAATGAGGTAAATGACCAAGTAACCTTTATTGATAATCACGATATGGCTCGCTTTACAACCGAAAACTCATCGAAACGATTTACAGATATGGCTTTAGCTGTTCTTATGACATCCAGGGGTGTACCGACTATTTATTATGGTACGGAGCAGTATCTTACAGGAGACTATGACCCAATAAACAGAAAACCAATGAGAGAGTTTGATAAAACTACCAATTCCTACCAAGTTATTAACAAGCTCTCTGCACTACGGAAATCAAACTCTGCTTTGGGCTATGGCGATACAAAAGAAAGGTGGATCAATTCGGATGTTTATATTTATGAAAGAACGTTTGGTAACAATGTTGTAGTTACTGCTATTAATAAAGCTAATCATGCCTACTCTATTTCTAATCTTTATACTTCTTTGCCTCAGGGAGATTATAAAGACGTGTTAAATTATTTATTAGATGGAAATAACCTGTCAGTAAAGCAAAACGGTGTTGTCGAATCTTTTCAATTACAACCTAAAGCTGTAGCAGTATGGGAGTTTTCAAAACCAACAAAAGAAGCATTAATTGGCCATGTAGGACCTATGAAAGGACAACCAGGAAATACCATTTACATTTCCGGAGAAGGATTTGGCAAACAAAAGGGGAGCGTTATAGTAGGTTCAAAATCAGCCGAAATCTTGAATTGGAGTAACACAAACATCAAAATAAAAATTCCCGAAATCGATAGTGGTGTATATGATATTTTATTAAAAACAGCTCACGGATCACAAAGTAACGTTTATAAAAACTTTGAGGTTTTGACAGGAAAACAGGTTAGTGTTCGATTCGTAGTTAATAACGCCTATACGAATTTTGGAGAAAATATTTATTTAACCGGAAATGTTGGTGAACTTGGCAATTGGAATACTGAAAAAGCAATCGGACCTATGTTTAATCAAATCGTGTATAAATACCCAACTTGGT
- a CDS encoding sugar ABC transporter permease, translating into MSRKKKSKIEVTFIYIFLLLMFIVIAYPLFWALMMSLNPGSNMMVTELIPKNPTLEHYKWLFTDPDSNYLIWYKNSLFVAIVNSIGSVIITSLIAYAFSRYKFVGRKYGLYMFLLLQMFPALMGMVALYILLNTIGLTDSLYGLMLIYLGGQIPFNAWLVKGYFDTIPRELDEAAKIDGAGHLKIFWTIMLPLAKPILAVVALFNFMAPFMDFLLPRIVLTSPEKYTLALGLYSFINDQFSTNFTKFAAGSILIAVPIALVFLLLQRYLISGLTSGATKG; encoded by the coding sequence ATGTCACGTAAGAAAAAATCGAAAATCGAAGTAACGTTTATCTATATCTTTTTGTTACTGATGTTTATTGTTATTGCATATCCGTTATTTTGGGCACTTATGATGAGCCTAAATCCAGGGTCCAACATGATGGTGACGGAATTAATCCCTAAGAATCCAACTTTAGAGCATTATAAGTGGTTATTTACTGATCCAGATAGTAATTATTTAATTTGGTATAAGAATAGCCTCTTTGTAGCGATCGTCAATTCAATTGGGTCAGTCATTATCACTTCACTGATTGCTTATGCATTTTCTCGCTATAAATTTGTTGGGAGAAAATATGGTTTGTATATGTTCTTGTTATTGCAAATGTTCCCGGCATTAATGGGGATGGTAGCATTATATATTTTATTAAACACGATTGGCTTAACCGACTCACTGTATGGTCTAATGTTGATTTATCTTGGTGGCCAAATTCCTTTTAATGCATGGTTAGTAAAAGGATATTTTGATACGATTCCTAGAGAACTTGATGAAGCTGCGAAGATAGATGGAGCCGGTCATTTAAAAATATTTTGGACGATCATGTTACCATTAGCAAAACCGATTTTAGCAGTAGTAGCATTGTTTAACTTTATGGCACCATTTATGGATTTTTTATTACCACGAATTGTTTTAACCAGTCCGGAAAAATATACATTAGCACTGGGACTTTATAGTTTTATTAATGACCAGTTTTCTACGAATTTCACGAAGTTTGCAGCGGGGTCTATCTTAATTGCTGTACCGATTGCTCTTGTATTTTTGTTATTACAACGTTATTTAATTTCTGGATTAACTTCAGGTGCTACGAAAGGTTAA
- a CDS encoding glycoside hydrolase family 31 protein — protein sequence MLEDTSFAIHPGKKTSNEAIKYVDIGNVIEYKTTEQNYQFISEHGYVTISFFSDSIVRIVMNPWKIPDLTLSQTVVAAPKKVKINEQETNEAIILQTTKMELVVRKQPLRITIKDVAGHVLENESERGMAYRENGEVIVFKDKDKQDHFYGFGEKSGYLDKCGEKYEMWNTDVYAPHNPETDPLYQSIPYFMTLRDGRAHGVFFDNTFKTTFDLKSYESTYSFHAEGGQLDYYVMTGPEPKSVLEQYTFLTGRMPLPAKWAIGYHQSRYSYESEEEVRALAKNFVERDIPVDVIHLDIHYMDEYRVFTFDKKRFPNPEQLIIDLREMGIRIVPIVDPGVKKDPEYSIYQEGVWQDNFCKYIEGNIYYGEVWPGVSAFPDFTEERVRKWWGEQHAYYTNMGVEGIWNDMNEPAVFNETKTMDTSVMHRNDGRPATHRELHNVYGYLMGKATYEGMKSHLKGKRPFLLTRSGYAGIQRYAAVWTGDNRSFWEHLQMSLPMVMNLGLSGIAFTGPDVGGFAHDTNPELLVRWMQIGAFTPYFRNHSAIGTRYQEPWMFGEKYESILKKYIQMRYEWMPQLYLLFYQASGQGLPVMRPLLMEYPDDKKTYRLNDQVMIGDNVIVAPILAPSVTDRVVYLPEGSWVDFVTEREYEGNQVHIVHAELDELPIFIRKGTAIMQGQFVSNTEKQGKDLWMYVYASQSNEEYRFTFYDDDGETFSYEDGEYLKLDMQIISSTKKVEIDIIAKEGTYQPKYNEIKVKVIGLTDEQNVIINGVERSNYSSITI from the coding sequence ATGCTTGAAGACACTAGTTTTGCTATTCATCCTGGTAAAAAAACCAGCAATGAAGCTATCAAATACGTAGATATTGGCAATGTAATCGAGTATAAAACAACGGAACAAAACTATCAGTTTATTAGTGAGCATGGATATGTAACGATTAGCTTTTTTAGTGATTCGATTGTTCGTATCGTTATGAATCCATGGAAGATACCAGATTTAACTCTTTCACAAACGGTAGTTGCTGCTCCGAAAAAAGTAAAAATAAACGAACAGGAAACGAATGAAGCAATTATCCTGCAAACAACGAAGATGGAACTTGTTGTAAGAAAACAGCCGCTTCGGATTACCATTAAGGATGTAGCAGGTCATGTACTCGAAAATGAATCAGAGCGTGGTATGGCTTATCGGGAAAACGGCGAAGTGATTGTGTTTAAAGATAAAGATAAACAAGATCATTTCTATGGATTTGGGGAGAAAAGTGGATATTTAGATAAATGTGGTGAAAAATATGAAATGTGGAATACGGATGTGTATGCGCCGCATAATCCCGAGACAGATCCATTGTATCAATCGATTCCATATTTTATGACATTGCGTGATGGAAGAGCACATGGAGTATTTTTTGATAACACGTTTAAAACGACTTTTGATCTAAAAAGCTATGAAAGTACTTATTCATTTCATGCAGAAGGTGGACAGCTGGACTATTATGTAATGACCGGTCCAGAACCAAAATCTGTGCTGGAGCAATATACATTTCTAACAGGGCGCATGCCATTACCAGCTAAATGGGCAATAGGGTACCATCAATCGAGGTATAGCTATGAATCAGAGGAAGAAGTTAGAGCATTAGCAAAAAACTTTGTAGAACGCGATATTCCAGTCGATGTCATTCATTTAGATATTCATTATATGGATGAATATCGAGTGTTTACTTTTGATAAAAAACGCTTTCCAAATCCGGAACAGCTGATTATAGATTTACGTGAAATGGGAATTCGAATTGTTCCAATTGTAGATCCTGGTGTGAAAAAAGATCCGGAATATTCGATATACCAAGAAGGTGTGTGGCAAGATAATTTCTGTAAATATATTGAAGGAAATATTTATTATGGAGAGGTTTGGCCGGGTGTAAGTGCCTTCCCTGATTTTACAGAGGAACGTGTACGCAAATGGTGGGGAGAACAGCATGCTTACTATACAAACATGGGTGTTGAAGGTATCTGGAATGATATGAATGAGCCGGCTGTCTTTAATGAAACAAAAACAATGGATACATCGGTAATGCATCGGAATGATGGAAGACCAGCAACTCATCGTGAGCTTCATAATGTGTACGGATATTTAATGGGAAAAGCTACGTATGAAGGAATGAAAAGTCATCTAAAAGGTAAACGTCCATTTTTGCTTACCCGTTCCGGTTATGCAGGTATACAGCGTTATGCAGCTGTGTGGACTGGCGATAATCGTAGCTTCTGGGAGCATCTGCAGATGAGTTTGCCAATGGTCATGAATTTGGGTTTATCTGGTATCGCATTTACGGGTCCTGATGTTGGGGGCTTTGCTCACGATACAAATCCGGAACTTCTGGTACGCTGGATGCAAATTGGTGCATTTACACCATATTTTCGTAACCACTCTGCAATCGGAACACGCTATCAGGAACCATGGATGTTTGGTGAAAAATATGAATCTATTCTAAAAAAATATATTCAAATGCGTTATGAATGGATGCCGCAATTATATTTGCTGTTTTATCAAGCAAGTGGGCAAGGGCTTCCGGTTATGCGACCATTATTGATGGAGTATCCAGATGATAAAAAAACGTATCGTTTAAATGATCAAGTAATGATTGGTGATAACGTCATCGTAGCACCTATTCTAGCGCCATCTGTAACGGATCGTGTCGTTTATCTCCCAGAGGGAAGTTGGGTTGATTTTGTTACGGAACGAGAGTATGAAGGTAATCAAGTGCATATCGTTCATGCCGAGCTTGATGAACTTCCAATTTTCATTCGAAAAGGGACAGCGATCATGCAAGGGCAATTTGTATCCAATACAGAAAAGCAAGGAAAAGATCTTTGGATGTATGTGTATGCCAGTCAATCGAATGAAGAATATCGTTTCACTTTTTATGATGATGATGGAGAAACATTTAGCTACGAGGATGGCGAATACTTGAAGCTAGACATGCAGATTATATCATCAACCAAAAAAGTCGAAATTGATATCATAGCTAAAGAAGGCACATATCAGCCGAAATATAATGAAATAAAAGTAAAAGTAATTGGTCTAACTGATGAACAAAATGTTATAATAAACGGTGTAGAGCGTTCGAATTATTCTAGTATAACGATTTAA
- a CDS encoding sugar ABC transporter substrate-binding protein yields the protein MKKWLFYLVAMILLTSSLTACGPDDAKKSGGKEEAKSSDDMPEKPESLTLWVNDEEKQKEALKKMTDKYTEETGIKVEMIPVSMLEQIEKLDVEGPAGNGPDVIFQPHDRIGDLVLRGLVDPVDLGDTEKEYTDNALKAMQYDGEYWGYPAVSETYAMFYNKARVEKEPKTMKEIMEIAERDTDPGKDQFGFLMEAANLYFVYPFFSGNGAYVFGNKDGKYDVSDIGLNNEGAVKGGELVKEWFDKKYIPQDLTPDIMNGLFKEGKVSTVINGPWMVREYGDALEDELGTAPIPVLDNGENPKSFVGIKSYMLSYYSENKEWAQDLMAYLTNFESSMTYYEIAGELPARKDAMKDPKIAEDPIYSAFAEQTKYGEPMPSVPAMQQIWEPFNDALNFISKGEPVKEVLDEAVQSIQEKIEASGAK from the coding sequence ATGAAAAAATGGTTGTTTTATTTAGTTGCAATGATTCTATTAACTAGTAGTTTAACAGCTTGTGGACCAGATGATGCTAAAAAGTCTGGTGGGAAAGAAGAGGCAAAAAGTTCTGATGATATGCCTGAAAAACCTGAATCATTAACGCTTTGGGTTAATGATGAAGAAAAACAGAAAGAAGCATTAAAGAAAATGACAGATAAATACACAGAAGAAACAGGAATTAAAGTAGAAATGATTCCGGTCAGCATGCTGGAACAGATAGAAAAATTGGACGTTGAAGGTCCCGCAGGGAATGGGCCGGATGTTATATTTCAGCCACATGATAGAATTGGTGATTTAGTACTTAGAGGATTAGTAGACCCGGTTGATCTTGGAGATACAGAGAAAGAATATACAGATAATGCCTTGAAGGCAATGCAATATGATGGCGAGTACTGGGGTTATCCAGCTGTTTCGGAAACCTATGCCATGTTTTACAACAAAGCTCGTGTCGAAAAAGAACCCAAAACCATGAAAGAAATTATGGAGATAGCTGAAAGAGATACGGATCCTGGTAAAGATCAGTTTGGCTTTTTGATGGAAGCAGCTAACTTATACTTTGTATACCCTTTCTTTTCTGGAAATGGAGCATATGTATTTGGAAATAAAGATGGTAAGTATGATGTATCGGATATCGGTTTGAATAACGAAGGTGCAGTTAAAGGTGGCGAACTAGTGAAGGAATGGTTCGATAAAAAATATATACCTCAAGATTTAACACCAGATATTATGAATGGATTGTTCAAGGAAGGAAAGGTTTCTACAGTAATTAACGGTCCTTGGATGGTTCGGGAATATGGGGATGCTTTAGAGGATGAATTAGGAACTGCTCCAATACCGGTATTGGATAACGGAGAAAATCCAAAATCATTTGTTGGTATTAAGTCGTATATGCTTTCTTATTACTCAGAAAATAAAGAATGGGCGCAAGATTTAATGGCTTACTTGACCAACTTTGAAAGTTCTATGACATATTATGAGATCGCTGGAGAGTTGCCTGCCCGTAAGGATGCGATGAAAGATCCGAAAATTGCTGAAGATCCAATTTATTCAGCATTTGCAGAGCAAACCAAATATGGGGAGCCAATGCCTAGTGTTCCTGCCATGCAGCAAATATGGGAACCATTTAACGATGCTTTAAACTTCATTTCAAAAGGTGAGCCTGTGAAGGAAGTATTAGATGAAGCTGTTCAATCGATTCAAGAAAAAATAGAAGCTTCTGGGGCAAAGTAA
- a CDS encoding LacI family DNA-binding transcriptional regulator: MVTIKDVAKATGVSPSTVSRVIADNPRISAETKKKVRKAMKELGYHPNINARNLVAKYTKAIGVVMPSSADKSLQNPFFPEVLRGIGSITHKMQYSMTLSSGETEDEIFAEVERMVYGSYVDGIILLYSRVDDRIANFLREKGFPFVMVGKPSEYINEITHVDNDNFSAGKEITTYLIQEGHKRIAFIGGSRDLVVTMDRENGYEAALKEAGLPISSSYSIHAEFLESGGRKAVEELLKLKQPPTGIVVSDDLMSLGVLSTLEELGFHVPEDVSLVSFNNVYLSEITNPALTTVDIQIYQLGAQSAKALIEKTQSKAEPDKRIIIPYKIVYRDSVAKG, encoded by the coding sequence ATGGTAACAATTAAAGATGTAGCAAAGGCAACAGGTGTTTCACCTTCTACTGTTTCCAGAGTGATTGCAGATAATCCGCGTATTAGTGCCGAAACGAAAAAGAAGGTAAGAAAAGCAATGAAAGAATTAGGGTATCATCCTAATATCAATGCGAGGAACCTGGTTGCTAAATATACAAAAGCAATTGGGGTGGTCATGCCTTCCTCTGCCGATAAATCATTACAAAACCCATTTTTTCCTGAAGTCTTGCGCGGCATTGGCTCTATTACTCATAAAATGCAATATTCCATGACTTTATCCAGTGGAGAAACAGAGGACGAGATTTTTGCTGAAGTGGAACGAATGGTTTACGGCAGTTATGTAGACGGTATTATTTTATTATATTCACGAGTGGATGATCGAATCGCGAACTTTTTACGAGAAAAGGGTTTCCCATTTGTTATGGTTGGGAAACCTTCAGAATATATTAATGAAATAACGCATGTTGACAATGATAACTTCAGTGCTGGAAAAGAAATTACAACGTATTTAATTCAAGAAGGTCATAAGCGGATTGCCTTTATTGGTGGTTCAAGAGATTTAGTGGTGACAATGGATCGAGAAAATGGCTATGAAGCAGCTTTAAAAGAAGCAGGTCTTCCTATTTCAAGCTCGTATAGTATTCATGCTGAATTCCTCGAATCTGGTGGAAGAAAAGCAGTTGAAGAATTGTTAAAGCTGAAGCAACCACCTACTGGAATTGTGGTTAGCGATGATTTAATGAGTTTAGGTGTGCTAAGTACGCTTGAAGAGTTAGGATTTCATGTTCCAGAAGATGTTTCATTGGTAAGCTTTAACAATGTTTACTTATCTGAAATCACGAACCCGGCTTTAACCACAGTCGATATTCAAATTTATCAACTCGGTGCTCAATCAGCAAAAGCGTTAATTGAAAAAACACAATCGAAAGCTGAACCAGATAAACGAATTATTATTCCATACAAAATCGTGTATAGGGATTCGGTTGCAAAAGGTTAA